The proteins below are encoded in one region of Mus caroli chromosome 10, CAROLI_EIJ_v1.1, whole genome shotgun sequence:
- the LOC110304030 gene encoding olfactory receptor 9K2-like, translated as MKLEQSRNYTELTDFILLGFWTSPEARVPLFLLFLLIYLVIVLGNLSMLTVIKIDSRLHTPMYFFLQNLSFLDLXYSTVIAPKXLATFFSKEKKISYNECATQFFFFALFVGTEGFXXAVMAYDRFSAICSPFLYTVHMSQPACIRLVAGSYICGCINSMIQTGFTFSLRFCGENRLDHFFCDVPALIKISCVDTFVNEIVLFILSALIIISTITIILVSYVYIISTVLKIPSTHGRSKTFSTCGSHIAVVSLFYGTVFFMYAQPGSISSPEKSKIVAVFYTLIIPMLNPLIYSLRNTEVKSALKKTLLRKIPWH; from the coding sequence ATGAAACTGGAGCAGAGCAGGAACTATACTGAGCTGACAGACTTTATCCTCCTGGGATTCTGGACATCTCCAGAAGCACGGGTTCCCTTATTCTTACTGTTCTTGCTTATCTATCTGGTCATTGTATTGGGAAACCTCAGCATGTTAACTGTCATTAAAATAGACTCCAGACTTCATACACCAATGTATTTCTTTCTCCAAAATTTATCNTTTTTAGATCTNTGNTATTCCACAGTCATTGCACCCAAANCTCTAGCTACTTTTTtctccaaggaaaagaaaatttcatataaTGAATGTGCAacacagttctttttctttgctcttttcgTTGGAACAGAAGGTTTCNTTNTGGCCGTGATGGCATATGAccgcttctcagccatttgctcACCTTTCCTATACACAGTCCATATGTCTCAGCCAGCTTGTATTCGTTTGGTGGCTGGCTCCTATATCTGTGGATGCATCAACTCCATGATACAAACAGGATTCACCTTCAGCTTGCGTTTCTGTGGAGAAAATAGGCTGGACCACTTTTTCTGTGATGTCCCAGCTCTGATCAAGATCTCCTGTGTTGACACTTTTGTGAatgagattgtgttgtttattcTCTCTGCTCTCATCATCATTTCCACCATCACTATCATTCTGGTTTCCTATGTCTACATCATTTCCACTGTCCTGAAGATCCCCTCTACCCATGGTAGGAGTAAAACCTTCTCTACATGTGGCTCTCATATAGCAGTGGTGAGTTTATTCTATGGAACAGTGTTCTTCATGTATGCTCAGCCTGGGTCCATCTCCTCCCCAGAGAAAAGCAAGATTGTAGCTGTGTTCTACACACTTATCATCCCAATGCTGAATCCTCTGATTTATAGCTTAAGGAATACAGAGGTAAAAAGTGCTTTGAAAAAGACATTGCTGAGAAAAATACCCTGGCACTGA